One Rhizoctonia solani chromosome 2, complete sequence DNA segment encodes these proteins:
- a CDS encoding phosphatidylinositol 3-kinase: MAAAVSSQDPLHGIFQQLKNKNEQIRQAAARELRDHVESAVAELSNDGSTRLWNQQISPRLFEIIHSNHSHERLGGVLAIDRLLEIEGELIESKPTLFRLFNYVKSLLPSPDVNVMIAASKTLGRIAEMGGTAFADQIDVEVPRALEALQSDKPEGRHAAVLILRELARHSAAHFHPHVQLVLERIWVPLRDTRVLVREGAAELLAACLEIMRSRDRTQRTPVYRDINEKAAKGLAMAPIETVHGSLLAYRELFLHAGMFLKDDYQPTVESILSLREHREPQIRRQVITLIPTFARYDRERFTDTFLHKSMGYLMATLKRPAERTIAFVAIGHVASAVGSEIKQFLEQIMVHIKEGLQQHGKKNAPLEEPIFQCLGMLAAAVGPNLTKLLHDQLDLMFACGLSEPLRQALVSIASHIPPLLKTIQDRLLDLISVILCGQTFKSLGSPESGHRSIAALVARDVQSTQNGRNPELTALALITLGSFDFTGHVLNEFVRSCALPYLDHDQPEVRQAAALTSCKLFVQDPIIYQQSIHSTEIVSDVLDKLLTVGITDPDPTIRHTVLSTLDTRFDRHLAQAENVRSLFIALNDEVFANREVAIGIIGLYQLNLPRSAVQPAYVVPSLRKALIQLLTELEYSTVLRNREESAKLLHQLVSASSKLIKPSRPERGVAANVIICLGELAEVGGEDFSPHVPGMMTLLIETLQDQTSTSKRDAALRTMCSLCSNTGYVITPLLDYPQLMPIFNRILRTEQNQSVRRETIRFMGIIGALDPYKRKGKLADVDEATNEAVKTNPHDPATVLHASGTSSEDYYQTVVFNALLGILKDNALQSSHYASIDAIMSIFKTQRLRCVPFLPQIIPAFFSVVRTPNPRMQDFYLQQLSILVSIVTQHIRNYLQEIIALIQELWAANVALHTGLVSLIEALSRALDAEFRTYLPALLPPMLKLLDTDPSEKRQTAQMKVLHTLYTFGPNVEEYMHLVIPVIVRTLESSDNPLQLRKGAIQTIGRLSSKVNFSDHASRIIHPLVRLLSLQNNELSMAVMDALCDLMVQLGPDFAIFIPMVNKVVVRLGIQHPTYQSHVVRLLDGERLRRDFGTLVSGDEDRNEPSAAPESTKMAVNQQHLKQAWDTSQVRSREDWLEWIRRLAVEFMKESPSHALRACMSLADVHIPLARELFNAAFVSCWTELFDQYQEDLVRSIETAITSPNIPPEIIHILLNLAEFMEVDDKSLPIEAKILGEYAYSYHAYAKALHYKELESFQGRSPSIYESLIGINTQLQQHDAALGTLVVARELYDSKHEEWYEKLGKWEDALQAYNRKIGEEAEQPEMFACVGEWDQLASMVETKWASATADERREIAPLATAAAWSLNQWDKMDEYIGSMKPDSPNRAFTEQSFLSIDANLQRLLSKLQQRATYWTQR; encoded by the exons ATGGCGGCGGCGGTCTCATCACAGGACCCGCTGCATGGCATCTTCCAGCAATTAAAAAACAA AAATGAGCAAATACGACAAGCCGCAGCGCGAGAGCTCAGGGATCAC GTTGAATCTGCTGTCGCAGAACTCTCTAACGATGGATCTACTAGACTATGGAACCAGCAAATCAGCCCCCGGCTGTTCGAAATCATACATAGTAACCACAGTCACGAACGCCTGGGAGGAGTTCTCGCCATTG ACCGGCTACTTGAGATCGAAGGGGAACTCATCGAGTCGAAACCTACACTCTTTCGACTATTCAACTATGTCAAATCTCTCCTCCCCTCTCCTGATGTGAATGTCATGATTGCGGCCTCAAAGACATTAGGTCGTATAGCAGAGATGGGTGGTACTGCCTTTGCAGACCAGATTGACGTTGAGGTGCCACGCGCACTAGAGGCACTTCAAAGCGACAAACCTGAAGGCCGACACGCCGCTGTATTGATTCTTCGCGAGCTTGCGCGGCACAGTGCAGCACATTTCCATCCTCACGTGCAGTTGGTTTTGGAGAGAATATGGGTTCCACTTCGAGATACTAGA GTACTCGTGCGAGAAGGTGCAGCAGAATTGCTGGCAGCGTGTCTGGAGATTATGCGGTCTCGAGATAGGACCCAGAGAACTCCTGTCTATAGAGACATCAACGAAAAGGCCGCCAAAGGCTTGGCCATGGCGCCAATAGAGACCGTTCATGGGAGTCTTTTGGCTTACCGGGAACTCTTTTTACATGCTGGAATG TTTTTAAAGGACGATTATCAACCAACTGTAGAAAGTATTCTCAGCCTTCGCGAACATAGAGAACCTCAAATTCGTAGACAAGTAATTACTCTCATCCCGACCTTTGCGAGATATGATCGCGAGCGCTTTACGGATACGTTTCTTCATAAATCAATGGGATATTTGATGGCCACTCTCAAAAGACCGGCGGAACGAACTATTG CTTTCGTGGCGATTGGACATGTGGCATCAGCTGTCGGAAGTGAAATTAAGCAGTTTTTGGAACAAATTATGGTTCATATAAAAGAAGGACTCCAACAGCACGG TAAGAAGAATGCCCCTCTGGAAGAACCGATTTTCCAGTGTCTCGGAATGTTGGCTGCCGCGGTGGGGCCTAACCTCACCAAACTATTACACGACCAACTGGACTTGATGTTCGCATGCGGGCTGAGTGAACCGTTGCGCCAGGCGTTGGTATCTATTGCAAGCCATATTCCACCTCTTCTCAAAACCATTCAAG ATCGATTATTGGATTTAATATCTGTAATTCTATGTGGGCAGACATTCAAGTCTCTTGGTTCGCCTGAGTCAGGGCATAGGTCAATTGCGGCACTCGTTGCGCGTGATGTACAA TCTACCCAAAATGGACGAAACCCAGAGCTGACTGCGTTGGCACTGATTACCCTGGGCTCATTTGACTTTACAGGGCATGTCCTAAACGAATTCGTACGGTCATGCGCGCTGCCCTACTTAGACCATGACCAGCCAGAAGTTCGCCAGGCTGCTGCACTTACGTCTTGCAAGCTTTTTGTCCAGGACCCTATCATCTATCAACAAAGTATTCATTCTACAGAAATCGTCAGTGATGTCCTGGATAAATTGCTGACTGTTGGAATCACCGATCCGGACCCTACCATCCGGCATACTGTTCTATCGACTTTGGACACGCGATTCGACAGGCACCTCGCACAGGCTGAAAATGTCAGATCTTTGTTCATTGCCTTAAATGACGAAGTATTCGCAAATCGGGAGGTGGCTATCGGAATTATTGGAC TGTATCAGCTAAACCTTCCGCGTAGCGCCGTACAACCCGCATATGTTGTCCCATCTTTGCGCAAGGCTTTGATACAATTGTTGACCGAGTTGGAGTATTCTACTGTCTT GCGGAATCGCGAGGAGAGTGCAAagcttctccatcagctCGTCTCAGCCTCAAGCAAACTAATTAAACC CTCGCGACCCGAACGCGGTGTCGCTGCAAATGTCATAATCTGCCTTGGCGAACTCGCCGAAGTCGGTGGCGAGGACTTTTCGCCTCATGTTCCAGGAATGATGACACTCCTTATCGAGACATTGCAGGACCAAACATCTACAAGCAAACGAGATGCGGCACTTAGGACAATGTGTTCCTTGTGTTCAAACACAGGATATGTTATTACTCCCTTATTGGATTACCCTCAACTCATGCCCATTTTCAATCGGATCTTACGAACAGAACAGAATCAGAGCGTCAGACGAGAAACTATCAGG TTTATGGGCATTATTGGCGCGTTGGACCCCTATAAGCGCAAG GGAAAATTAGCAGATGTTGATGAGGCTACTAACGAAGCCGTAAAAACAAATCCGCATGATCCGGCTACTGTGTTGCACGCCTCGGGAACTTCATCCGAGGATTACTATCAAACAGTCGTTTTCAACGCGCTGCTCGGCATCCTGAAAGACAACGCATTACAGTCTAGCCACTATGCAAGTATCGATGCAATCATGTCTATATTCAAAACTCAAAGATTGCGTTGTGTTCCGTTCCTACCTCAA ATCATTCCAGCGTTCTTCTCAGTTGTCCGGACGCCAAACCCGCGCATGCAAGACTTCTACCTTCAACAGTTGTCTATTCTCGTTTCGATCGTCACACAACATATTCGCAACTATCTTCAGGAAATTATTGCTCTGATACAGGAACTTTGGGCTGCGAATGTGGCGCTTCACACTGGGCTGGTTTCACTCATCGAGGCGCTGTCAAGAGCTTTGGATGCGGAATTCCGAACCTATTTGCCGGCTCTTTTACCACCTATGCTAAAGCTTCTTGACACTGATCCGTCCGAGAAACGACAAACAGCGCAAATGAAGGTGCTACATACGCTCTATACATTTGGACCGAACGTGGAAGAGTATATGCATCTTGTTATTCCAGTCATTGTTCGCACTCTGGAATCTAGTGACAACCCACTTCAACTACGCAAAGGGGCTATCCAAACAATCGGCCGCCTCTCGTCGAAAGTAAATTTTTCCGACCATGCATCGAGAATAATACACCCTTTGGTTCGATTGCTTTCGTTGCAGAATAACGAGCTCAGTATGGCTGTCATGGACGCGTTGTGTGATTTGATGGTACAGCTTGGTCCTGACTTTGCTATTTTCATTCCCATGGTCAACAAAGTTGTGGTACGCCTGGGTATCCAGCACCCCACATATCAATCGCACGTTGTAAGACTTCTTGATGGGGAGAGATTGCGGAGGGATTTCGGTACATTGGTTTC GGGAGATGAAGATAGAAACGAGCCTTCGGCTGCACCCGAATCTACAAAGATGGCCGTGAATCAGCAGCATCTAAAGCAAGCATGGGATACATCTCAAGTTCGGTCGCGTGAGGACTGGCTTGAATGGATTCGTCGCCTGGCTGTGGAGTTTATGAAAGAGTCACCTTCACATGCTCTGCGCGCATGTATGAGTCTAGCCGATGTCCATATACCTTTGGCTCGGGAGCTATTCAATGCCGCATTTGTCTCTTGTTGGACGGAGCTCTTTGACCAATATCAG GAGGATTTGGTTCGATCTATTGAAACCGCAATTACCAGTCCCAATATTCCTCCGGAGATAATCCATATTCTTTTGAACTTGGCCGAATTTATGGAGGTCGACGACAAATCGCTTCCTATTGAGGCTAAAATTCTTGGAGAGTATGCATATTCGTATCATGCCTACGCCAAAGCACTCCATTACAAAGAGCTTGAGTCGTTCCAGGGACGCTCTCCCTCCATCTACGAATCTCTGATCGGAATCAACACTCAGCTCCAGCAGCATGACGCCGCCCTAGGTACCCTAGTAGTCGCACGGGAGCTCTATGATTCAAAGCACGAAGAGTGGTACGAGAAGCTAGGGAAATGGGAGGATGCACTTCAAGCATACAACCGTAAGATAGGCGAGGAAGCGGAGCAACCAGAG ATGTTTGCATGCGTTGGTGAATGGGATCAACTTGCTTCGATGGTCGAGACAAAGTGGGCAAGTGCCACAGCTGATGAGCGGCGTGAAATTGCGCCACTGGCAACGGCCGCTGCATGGTCATTGAATCAATGGGACAAAATGGATGAATACATTGGGTCGATGAAGCCAGATTCTCCAAACAGGGCATTTACCGAGCAATCATTTCTGTCCATCGATGCCAATTTACAAAGGCTGCTAAGCAAATTGCAACAGCGCGCGACTTATTGGACCCAGAGATGA
- a CDS encoding Fasciclin domain-containing protein, giving the protein MLSELEEIIRYKQLSEQPDKQATMRKTWMNRLQGCQPNIETWQRVLQVRTLVLQPDQDTPMWIKFANLARKSGRMNLAQKTIESLRPHVDQQASPEVIYAHLKFMWASGERVQAVEYLRDWASKLSADLGLTQAELSGRVPTLAARAKSGPYTTLLARCYLKIGQWQSDMQEDWAARDIPDILRCYYLATQFDNTWYKAWHTWAMCNLEVIGHLESVGDIRTEEAPPNLVRHVAAAVQGFFRSIALRSDASFQETLRVLTLWFKFGAHEEVSLAMTDGFHTVNVTTWLEVIPQIIARIQTPSALVRRLISQLLNDVGRAHPQALIYPLTVASKSSSTARRNAATAIMDRMREHSPKVVDQALVVSAELIRVAILWHELWHEGLEEASRLYFTEKNPEAMIAVLEPLHDLLEAGPTTTRETAFAQVFGRELQDARRCTRRFRAYGEIGDLNQAWEIYSMVFKKVEKQLQHLTTLDLQYVSPELLRSRNLDIAVPGTYVSGRPVVTIASFGSTLSVITSKQRPRRLTLKGSDGKDYQYVLKGHEDLRQDERVMQLFGLVNSLLYLDSESYKRHLHIQRFPVIPLAPNAGLLGWVQQSDTLHVLVRDYRDSRKILLNIEYRLMLQMAPDYEFLTLLQKVEVFEYALDNTTGQDLYRVLWLKSKNSEAWLDRRATYTRSLAVTSMVGHIMGLGDRHPSNLMMNRVTGKVIHIDFGDCFEVAMHREKYPEKVPFRLTRMLVKAMEVCGIGGSFKTTCMITMGVVRDNRESLSAVLEAFVYDPLTAWRLLQTADDRARDRNGGEYQLALRLER; this is encoded by the exons ATGTTATCTGAGTTGGAAGAGATTATCCGGTACAAGCAATTATCTGAGCAGCCGGACAAGCAAGCAACCATGCGAAAAACTTGGATGAATCG GTTACAAGGGTGTCAGCCGAATATCGAAACTTGGCAGCGTGTGCTACAAGTTCGCACTCTCGTGCTTCAGCCGGACCAGGACACGCCTATGTGGATCAAGTTTGCGAACCTTGCACGAAAGAGTGGTCGGATGAACTTGGCACAGAAAACAATCGAGTCATTGCGCCCCCATGTAGATCAG CAAGCTTCTCCTGAGGTTATCTACGCGCATCTAAAGTTCATGTGGGCTAGTGGTGAACGTGTCCAGGCTGTTGAATATCTGCGAGACTGGGCGAGCAAGCTTTCAGCTGATTTAGGTTTGACCCAAGCTGAATTGTCTGGTCGGGTCCCAACATTGGCGGCGCGTGCAAAATCTGGTCCATATACGACACTACTGGCCAGATGTTACCTAAAAATAGGACAATGGCAATCTGATATGCAGGAAGATTGGGCTGCG AGAGATATTCCAGACATTCTCCGGTGCTACTATCTGGCGACGCAGTTTGACAATACATGGTACAAGGCATGGCATACCTGGGCTATGTGCAACCTTGAGGTTATCGGTCACCTCGAAAGTGTAGGCGATATAAGAACGGAAGAGGCACCTCCAAACCTCGTACGCCATGTTGCTGCTGCCGTCCAAG GTTTCTTCCGCTCTATAGCCTTGCGCAGCGATGCCTCGTTCCAAGAGACACTCCGGGTTTTGACGTTATGGTTCAAGTTTGGCGCACATGAAGAGGTTAGCCTGGCAATGACCGATGGGTTCCATACCGTGAACGTTACGACCTGGCTCGAAGTTATTCCACAAATTATTGCACGCATCCAGACCCCAAGCGCCCTCGTTCGCCGACTGATCAGCCAATTACTCAATGATGTCGGCCGGGCTCACCCGCAAGCGCTAATCTACCCACTTACCGTTGCATCCAAATCGTCATCTACTGCGCGGCGGAATGCCGCCACTGCCATCATGGATCGTATGCGGGAACACAGTCCCAAAGTGGTCGATCAG GCTCTGGTCGTGAGTGCGGAACTAATTCGCGTTGCCATCCTATGGCATGAATTGTGGCACGAAGGACTAGAGGAGGCGTCTCGTCTCTATTTTACGGAGAAGAATCCCGAGGCTATGATTGCTGTCCTGGAACCGCTGCATGATCTCTTGGAAGCT GGCCCTACAACGACACGAGAAACCGCGTTTGCCCAAGTGTTTGGTCGGGAGCTTCAAGATGCCCGTCGATGTACACGTCGATTCAGAGCTTATGGCGAGATAGGAGACTTAAACCAAGCGTGGGAAATATATTCGATG GTGTTTAAGAAGGTTGAGAAGCAGTTGCAGCACCTAACGACGCTGGATCTGCAATACGTCTCTCCAGAGCTCTTACGCAGCCGGAATTTAGATATTGCGGTACCCG GGACTTATGTGAGCGGTCGGCCTGTTGTCACTATTGCCTCTTTTGGGTCGACTCTGTCTGTGATCACCTCCAAGCAACGCCCGAGACGCTTAACCCTCAAAGGAAGCGACGGAAAAGACTATCAGTACGTACTCAAAG GCCACGAGGATTTGCGACAAGATGAACGTGTAATGCAACTCTTCGGGCTGGTCAACAGTCTACTGTACCTCGATTCCGAAAGCTACAAACGCCATTTGCATATCCAGCGGTTCCCTGTTATCCCACTTGCGCCCAATGCGGGATTGTTGGGCTGGGTGCAGCAAAGTGATACTCTGCACGTCTTGGTTAGGGATTATCG CGATAGCCGAAAGATCTTGTTGAATATTGAGTATCGGCTGATGCTTCAGATGGCGCCGGACTATGAGTTCCTTACGCTTCTCCAG AAAGTTGAAGTCTTCGAATACGCACTGGATAATACGACCGGACAAGATCTCTACCGTGTACTGTGGCTCAAATCAAAGAACAGCGAAGCATGGCTAGACCGCCGAGCGACGTACACCCGCAGTTTAGCTGTCACATCTATGGTCGGACATATCATGGGTCTCGGGGACCGACACCCAAGTAATCTGATGATGAACCGGGTGACCGGAAAGGTCATCCATATTGATTTCGGAGACTGTTTCGAGGTTGC GATGCACCGGGAGAAGTATCCTGAGAAGGTGCCATTCCGGTTGACGAGAATGTTGGTCAAAGCCATGGAG GTTTGCGGAATTGGAGGCAGTTTCAAGACAACATGCATGATTACCATGGGTGTAGTGCGAGACAACCGAGAGTCGCTGAGCGCAGTCCTAGAGGCATTTGTGTACGATCCTTTGACAGCATGGCGGTTGCTTCAGACTGCGGATGACAGAGCGAGAGACCGAAACGGAGGCGAGTACCAGTTGGCGTTGAGGCTTGAAAGATGA
- a CDS encoding nuclear distribution protein PAC1 gives MSQLTERQKDELHKSILDYLHSAGLTHSYEALLEETGCAFTPDPKARHAGLLEKKWTSVIRLQKKIMDLENRNAALTEEISAAPRRGGASQADWVPRAPAAYTLTGHRAQVLITLTFHSYMTIIEPNSPTDRHVTRVAFHPLYSLLASASEDATIKLWDWETGDLERTLKGHVRSVHDLEFDSKGRWLVSCGSDMSIRLWDGEKEWVQARTFVDHDHSVHAVRFLPGDTTFVSASRDRTVKMWSVESGHCIKTIQAHDDWIRSVTPSEDGKLLATCSNDHTARVWDTSTAENKMEMRGHENVVEAVVFAPVVAYAAIQELASIEGGDKNKLPGQYVATCSRDRTIKIWSCATGQCLKTLAGHDNWVRALVFHPNGQLLLSACDDKTIRIWDLKTGRCTKTIEAHDHFVTSLAWGRADAGEGRRVNVCASGSVDQRVKIWLP, from the exons ATGTCTCAGTTGACGGAAAGGCAAAAAGATGAGCT TCACAAATCCATCCTCGACTACCTACACTCGGCTGGACTGACCCACTCGTACGAGGCCTTACTCGAAGAGACTGGATGCGCCTTTACACCGGATCCCAAAGCGCGACATGCAGGACTGCTAGAGAAGAAGTGGACGAGTGTTATTCGTTTGCAGAAGAAG ATAATGGATTTGGAGAATAGAAACGCAGCTTTGACGGAGGAGATATCAGCAGCACCCCGTCGGGGAGGAGCATCGCAGGCAGACTGGGTCCCACGGGCCCCGGCGGCGTACACACTTACAGGTCATCGCGCCCAG GTCCTGATTACGCTAACCTTTCATTCTTATATGACCATAATCGAACCCAATTCACCCACTGATCGACAC GTCACCAGAGTTGCTTTCCATCCATTGTATTCGTTACTGGCCTCGGCTTCCGAAGATGCAACCATCAAACTCTGGGATTGGGAGACAGGCGACCTGGAGCGAACGTTAAAAGGACACGTTCGATCTGTACATGATCTTGAATTTGATTCTAAAGGCCGATGGTTGG TGTCATGTGGGTCAGACATGTCTATTAGGTTGTGGGACGGAGAGAAAGAATGGGTCCAGGCTCGTACATTCGTCGATCATGATCATAGCGTCCACGCGGTACGCTTCCTGCCCGGGGATACCACATTTGTGAGCGCCAGTAGAGACCGAACAGTCAAGATGTGGAGCGTGGAAAGCGG TCACTGCATCAAAACCATCCAAGCCCATGATGATTGGATACGAAGCGTTACTCCTTCCGAAGATGGCAAATTACTTGCCACTTGTTCAAACGACCAT ACGGCGCGCGTATGGGATACCTCTACCGCGGAGAACAAGATGGAAATGCGTGGACATGAGAACGTGGTCGAAGCTGTAGTATTTGCGCCCGTCGTGGCATATGCTGCTATTCAAGAACTTGCATCCATCGAG GGAGGTGATAAGAACAAGCTCCCAGGGCAGTACGTGGCCACCTGTTCTCGAGATCGTACAATCAAGATTTGGAGCTGCGCAACCGGCCAATGTCTGAAAACTCTC GCAGGACACGATAACTGGGTCCGAGCACTTGTTTTCCACCCCAACGGGCAGCTTCTTCTCTCTGCGTGCGACGACAAGACTATCCGGATATGGGATCTCAAGACCGGACGGTGCACCAAGACGATTGAAGCACATGATCATTTCGTTACGTCTCTTGCATGGGGCCGAGCGGATGCCGGAGAGGGACGCAGGGTGAACGTGTGTGCGAGCGGCAGCGTCGATCAGAGGGTTAAGATTTGGTTACCTTAG